One genomic window of Micropterus dolomieu isolate WLL.071019.BEF.003 ecotype Adirondacks linkage group LG06, ASM2129224v1, whole genome shotgun sequence includes the following:
- the rgs20 gene encoding regulator of G-protein signaling 20: MPCARAVKEWEIRPTSALRGIRRTRVLMWQRIRGLARACQHGVGYPVNYNDPVQEEQEMVCLEPMGSERMEMRKRQMSVQQESAAGGTAPAQQDQPEQANPRGSNACCFCWCCCCSCSWNEDREERNRKASYDVKEGTADCEDCPKPTLEEVRSWGQSFDKLMCCPAGRNSFRQFLRTEFSEENMLFWLACEEFSKDPNKSAIEERARVIYEDYISILSPKEVSLDSRVRESINRNMQEPTLHTFDDAQLQIYTLMQRDSYPRYMNSPDYKNLLNTLSEQSPES; the protein is encoded by the exons ATGCCATGTGCTAGAGCGGTGAAGGAGTGGGAGATCAGGCCCACGTCTGCTCTGCGGGGGATCAGGCGGACCAGGGTCCTGATGTGGCAGCGGATACGGGGACTGGCCCGGGCCTGCCAGCATGGTGTGGGATACCCTGTGAACTACAATGACCCAGTTCAAGAGGAGCAGGAGATGGTGTGCCTTGAG CCCATGGGATCAGAGCGGATGGAGATGCGAAAGAGGCAGATGTCGGTGCAGCAGGAGTCGGCAGCGGGGGGAACTGCACCAGCCCAGCAGGACCAGCCGGAACAGGCCAACCCACGGGGCTCAAATGCATGTTGCTTCTGCTGGTGTTGCTGCTGTAGCTGTTCCTG GAATGAAGACCGGGAAGAAAGGAACCGAAAGGCTTCCTATGACGTCAAGGAAGGGACCGCAGACTGTGAAGACTG TCCTAAGCCCACACTGGAGGAGGTCCGCTCATGGGGGCAGTCGTTTGACAAGCTGATGTGTTGCCCGGCTGGGAGGAACTCCTTCCGACAGTTTCTCCGCACCGAGTTCAGTGAGGAGAACATGCTCTTCTGGTTAGCCTGTGAGGAGTTCAGCAAAGATCCCAATAAGAGCGCGATAGAAGAGAGGGCTCGGGTCATCTACGAGGACTACATCTCCATTCTCTCACCTAAAGAG GTGAGCCTTGACTCCCGTGTGCGTGAGTCGATCAACAGGAACATGCAGGAACCCACCTTGCACACGTTCGACGATGCCCAGCTGCAGATCTACACACTAATGCAAAGAGACTCGTATCCCCGCTACATGAACTCCCCAGACTACAAAAACCTGCTCAACACTCTGTCAGAGCAGTCCCCCGAATCTTAG
- the tcea1 gene encoding transcription elongation factor A protein 1 isoform X2: protein MGCDVAGALDLLKELRSVPMTLELLQSTRIGMSVNAIRKQSTDDEVTSLAKSLIKSWKKLLDEPGGGEKPSDEKRKEQTTPVVSPSQGSPEAKEESSSSSNSSSKSEQPEVTPNTLINTFPRAPGTSDSIRLKCREMISNALQTGEDYIAIGADCDELGAQIEECIFQEFKNTDMKYKNRVRSRISNLKDMKNPNLRRTVLCGSVTPERMAKMTAEEMASDELKEMRKNLTKEAVRDHQMATTGGTQTDLFTCGKCKGKCCTYTQVQTRSADEPMTTFVFCNQCGNRWKFC from the exons ATGGGATGTGATGTG GCTGGGGCTTTGGACCTATTGAAGGAGCTGCGCAGTGTCCCCATGACTCTCGAGCTGCTTCAG TCTACCAGAATTGGGATGTCCGTTAACGCCATCCGCAAGCAGAGCACAGACGACGAGGTGACATCTCTAGCCAAGTCCTTGATCAAATCATGGAAGAAGCTTTTGG ATGAGCCTGGTGGTGGAGAGAAACCGTCAGATGAAAAGAGGAAAGAACAAACGACACCGGTTGTCTCTCCATCCCAGGGAAGCCCAGAGGCTAAAGAAGAAAG cagctccagcagtAACTCAAGCAGCAAGAGTGAGCAGCCTGAAGTTACACCCAACACATTAATCAACACTTTTCCTCGTGCCCCCGGCACCTCCGACTCCATCAGGCTCAAATGCAGAGAGATGATATCCAATGCTCTGCAGACCGGGG agGATTATATTGCCATTGGTGCTGATTGTGACGAACTTGGAGCACAGATCGAGGAAT GTATCTTCCAAGAGTTTAAGAACACAGACATGAAATACAAGAACCGTGTGCGAAGCCGAATCTCGAATCTGAAGGATATGAAAAATCCCAATTTAAGGAGGACTGTGCTGTGTGGGAGTGTCACCCCTGAGCGGATGGCTAAGATGACTGCAGAG gAAATGGCCAGTGACGAGCTAAAAGAAATGAGAAAGAATTTGACCAAAGAGGCTGTCAGGGACCACCAGATGGCCACCACTGGAGGCACTCAGACCGATCTATTCACATGTGGCAAGTGCAAGGGGAAGTGCTGCACCTACACACag GTTCAAACTCGCAGTGCTGATGAGCCAATGACCACATTTGTCTTCTGCAATCAATGTGGAAATAGGTGGAAG TTCTGCTGA
- the tcea1 gene encoding transcription elongation factor A protein 1 isoform X1 codes for MGKKEEEEIIRIAKKMDKMAQKKNGAGALDLLKELRSVPMTLELLQSTRIGMSVNAIRKQSTDDEVTSLAKSLIKSWKKLLDEPGGGEKPSDEKRKEQTTPVVSPSQGSPEAKEESSSSSNSSSKSEQPEVTPNTLINTFPRAPGTSDSIRLKCREMISNALQTGEDYIAIGADCDELGAQIEECIFQEFKNTDMKYKNRVRSRISNLKDMKNPNLRRTVLCGSVTPERMAKMTAEEMASDELKEMRKNLTKEAVRDHQMATTGGTQTDLFTCGKCKGKCCTYTQVQTRSADEPMTTFVFCNQCGNRWKFC; via the exons ATGGgcaaaaaagaggaagaggagataaTCAGAATTGCAAAGAAGATGGATAAAATGGCGCAGAAGAAGAACGGG GCTGGGGCTTTGGACCTATTGAAGGAGCTGCGCAGTGTCCCCATGACTCTCGAGCTGCTTCAG TCTACCAGAATTGGGATGTCCGTTAACGCCATCCGCAAGCAGAGCACAGACGACGAGGTGACATCTCTAGCCAAGTCCTTGATCAAATCATGGAAGAAGCTTTTGG ATGAGCCTGGTGGTGGAGAGAAACCGTCAGATGAAAAGAGGAAAGAACAAACGACACCGGTTGTCTCTCCATCCCAGGGAAGCCCAGAGGCTAAAGAAGAAAG cagctccagcagtAACTCAAGCAGCAAGAGTGAGCAGCCTGAAGTTACACCCAACACATTAATCAACACTTTTCCTCGTGCCCCCGGCACCTCCGACTCCATCAGGCTCAAATGCAGAGAGATGATATCCAATGCTCTGCAGACCGGGG agGATTATATTGCCATTGGTGCTGATTGTGACGAACTTGGAGCACAGATCGAGGAAT GTATCTTCCAAGAGTTTAAGAACACAGACATGAAATACAAGAACCGTGTGCGAAGCCGAATCTCGAATCTGAAGGATATGAAAAATCCCAATTTAAGGAGGACTGTGCTGTGTGGGAGTGTCACCCCTGAGCGGATGGCTAAGATGACTGCAGAG gAAATGGCCAGTGACGAGCTAAAAGAAATGAGAAAGAATTTGACCAAAGAGGCTGTCAGGGACCACCAGATGGCCACCACTGGAGGCACTCAGACCGATCTATTCACATGTGGCAAGTGCAAGGGGAAGTGCTGCACCTACACACag GTTCAAACTCGCAGTGCTGATGAGCCAATGACCACATTTGTCTTCTGCAATCAATGTGGAAATAGGTGGAAG TTCTGCTGA
- the tcea1 gene encoding transcription elongation factor A protein 1 isoform X3 → MTLELLQSTRIGMSVNAIRKQSTDDEVTSLAKSLIKSWKKLLDEPGGGEKPSDEKRKEQTTPVVSPSQGSPEAKEESSSSSNSSSKSEQPEVTPNTLINTFPRAPGTSDSIRLKCREMISNALQTGEDYIAIGADCDELGAQIEECIFQEFKNTDMKYKNRVRSRISNLKDMKNPNLRRTVLCGSVTPERMAKMTAEEMASDELKEMRKNLTKEAVRDHQMATTGGTQTDLFTCGKCKGKCCTYTQVQTRSADEPMTTFVFCNQCGNRWKFC, encoded by the exons ATGACTCTCGAGCTGCTTCAG TCTACCAGAATTGGGATGTCCGTTAACGCCATCCGCAAGCAGAGCACAGACGACGAGGTGACATCTCTAGCCAAGTCCTTGATCAAATCATGGAAGAAGCTTTTGG ATGAGCCTGGTGGTGGAGAGAAACCGTCAGATGAAAAGAGGAAAGAACAAACGACACCGGTTGTCTCTCCATCCCAGGGAAGCCCAGAGGCTAAAGAAGAAAG cagctccagcagtAACTCAAGCAGCAAGAGTGAGCAGCCTGAAGTTACACCCAACACATTAATCAACACTTTTCCTCGTGCCCCCGGCACCTCCGACTCCATCAGGCTCAAATGCAGAGAGATGATATCCAATGCTCTGCAGACCGGGG agGATTATATTGCCATTGGTGCTGATTGTGACGAACTTGGAGCACAGATCGAGGAAT GTATCTTCCAAGAGTTTAAGAACACAGACATGAAATACAAGAACCGTGTGCGAAGCCGAATCTCGAATCTGAAGGATATGAAAAATCCCAATTTAAGGAGGACTGTGCTGTGTGGGAGTGTCACCCCTGAGCGGATGGCTAAGATGACTGCAGAG gAAATGGCCAGTGACGAGCTAAAAGAAATGAGAAAGAATTTGACCAAAGAGGCTGTCAGGGACCACCAGATGGCCACCACTGGAGGCACTCAGACCGATCTATTCACATGTGGCAAGTGCAAGGGGAAGTGCTGCACCTACACACag GTTCAAACTCGCAGTGCTGATGAGCCAATGACCACATTTGTCTTCTGCAATCAATGTGGAAATAGGTGGAAG TTCTGCTGA